From the Halococcus sediminicola genome, the window CTGCATCAGTCAGTGAGGTGTCTGTTGAGGTGTGTGAAACAAACGAACTGCAGACTTATCCCTCGCGATAGTATGCCGGCCAGATCAGAAGTTGATGTCAGGGAGGGGCCACCGGACGGATCCGGAACAGAGAGTCTCCCAATCAACGAACTCTTCTACTCGATGCAAGGGGAGGGCAGACTCGCGGGTGTTCCCTCAGTTTTTGTTCGTACAAGTGGCTGTAATCTTCGTTGTTGGTTTTGCGATTCTTATCATACGTCTTGGGAACCCACACACGCATGGATGAGTACCACGGAAATCATCGATGAAGTTTCCACTCACGCCAAAGCGGACCACGTCGTTGTTACCGGTGGTGAACCTCTCATTCACGAGGAAACAACGAATCTCATCGACAGCCTCAGCAACGACGGATACCACATAACGGTCGAGACGAACGGAACAGTATACCCAGATGCGGCAATTGATCTCGCAAGCATCAGTCCCAAACTCGCCAGTAGTACACCTACGGCAGCGAAAGACCCGAAGGGCGATGGAGAATGGAGTGGGAAACACGAAGAACTACGGATTGACATGACGGCACTGACGCGCTTGATTGAGAACTACTCATTCCAACTCAAATTTGTTGTCACTTCTCGGGAAGATATCGAGGAAGTCAATGACATCATCGAGTGTACTCGTGAGCAAACAAGTGCTCGTATACGAAATCAGGACATCTTGCTTATGCCAGAAGGGCAGACCGAAGTCGAAATCGCACAAAAGCGAGCACAGGTTGCCGAGCTCGCGATGGAACATGGATATCGGTACACTCCACGCCTGCACGTGAACCTCTGGAACGATGAGGTGGGACGATGAGATGGAGAACAACGCCTCGGCGGAATCACGTATCATCTTAACCAATCATCGTATGATAAGCAAATAATAAACACATCCCGACAATGAACGACGATAATTCCAAAGAGACGAAAGCATTCGTTTTGCTATCGGGTGGTATCGACTCAGCAGTTTGCTTGAAGAAAGCATCTGAAGAGCATGAGAGCGTCGCAGCCGTCCATATCGACTATGGCCAGCAAACCGAGGACATCGAACGCGCCAACGCAGAGAAGCAGGCGGATGGTCTCGGTATTCCTCTCTATACTTGCAATTACCGAGCGGTATTCAGAGAATTTGCTGAAGGAACCATTGAGAACAAAGAATACGATCGCGAACGCACGACCGACGAAGAACACAGCGTTGGATACGTTCCGCAACGAAACCTCGGTAGTTCCCAATCGAGTTGAGAGCCGGAGCTAAAGCGTCGGTCTGATTGGAGCAGATGTCTGGTTGAGTGAATGTGCTACAGCTACCCCAACCAGACGGGTTCCTTTCGGCGTGGGACGTCAAAGGTGTAGCGGCGGATGTGATCGGAGAGCTTCCCTTGCCAGGGATCGAGGGCTCGCCCCTCGATCCTGGCGACATCTGGTCCGTCGTTATCCTTGCCAGCACCAATCAGAGCTCCGTTCGAGAGGTCTGCGCCGAGAACCACGAGGCTCCCTGCGACGATACCGTCTTCGAGTGGCTCCATACACTTGATCGAGGCTGGCTCGAGTTCGCCGCTAACCTCCTGTTCATGCAGTTGGCCATGACGATCCTCGACCGCTCGGGGTCGAGGATCGTCTCCATCGATTTCGTCGATAACCCCTATCATGGCACCTACAGCGACGAGATAGGCGAACTTTGTCGAATGAGCCCTAAAGACGGTACCACGACCTGCCACCGATACTGCACCGCCTACCTCGTCTCGAACGGCAAACCGATCACGCTCGCGATGACGTACGTCCGCAGCGACGAGAAGCAGGCCGACGCGGTTGAGCGCGTCCTCGACCGCGTCGAGGCCTATCCCTTCGAAATCGAGCTGTTGTTGGCTGATTCCGGCTTCTACAACGAGCGCGTCATTCGCCGCTCGCAAGAGATCGCCGCGACTGTCGTGCCGGTCGCCGAGAAAGGCGACCGGCTCGAAGAGAAGCTTGCAACGCACAAATCGTACATGACGACCTACCGGATGTACAAGGATAGCGAGCGGGAACTGCGCTTCCCGCTCGCGGTTTCAGTCTCGTATCAGAACGGCGATCGCGGCAAGCACGGTGAAGTGGTTCGAGGGTACGCGGCGTGCGATCTGGGCGATCGCACGCCCACACAGGTCGAACACTGCTACCGAAAGCGGTCAGCGATCGAATCCAGCTATCGGCTGTTTCGAAGTGCACGAGCGGTAACGTCGACGCAAGATCCGATCGTACGGTTTGCGTTCGTGGTGGTGAGCTTCCTGCTGGAGAACCTGTGGTTGGTGCTACGATGGGCGGTCGTCGCCCGCCCACGTCGGGGCGGGCGCGACCTGCCTGAGGAGTTCACGTTCTCGGTGTTCTGTGACTGGATTCGACACGCGTTGGAAGAAGAGTTGGAGCGGCGGTGGAAAATCAAGATGAATGGCGTCGGCGTGCCGGACGCGTACACCTCGGCCGCGGGCTGAGGCCAGCCCGCGGCCTCGGGAGTGCCCTTCGTGAGCAGCAGCTGTCGGCTGGGATCTTGGGAGAAGCCGGTGCAGGAAGCTTCTGAAACGCCGCCACGCCTTTGAGGTCTGGTGAACCGGTTCACCACGACGTTCACCGCAACAGTCCACCGGTTCAGAGGATTTGCTGAGATCTCAGTTGGGAACTACCGAACCTCCATTTCCTCACGACTGCTGCTGCGGTCGCTGAGCACAATTCCGAAGCTCGTGACGATATTCTTCTCTATCATGGTGCTCAACAGAATGATGGAGAAAACTACCCTGACTGTCGACCAACGTTTCTCGAAGCCGCGGAGAATGCGATCAATCGATCGACCGACCAACACGCGATTCGAGTTAATACACCGATCATCACTCACTCCAAGCCGGAGGTACTGCAACTCGGCGAACGTTTGGAAGTCAACTGGGAGACCACATTCAGTTGCTACAATGACGAGAACGGTGACCCCTGTGGAGAATGTCCTGCATGTATCGAGCGAGAGGATGCATTTGAAGAGGCGGGAATCTCTGATCCACTTAGTTACTAACGATTACGCTCTATGGAATACATAGGGTCCAGCGTTGGGGATATGGATCAGTCGGCCATCTGCTAGTGAATCAATGGCTTCCAAATCACGGCTCCGCCGTTCGGCGTAATATCGGACCTCAATATGACCGTTGGGCACTTGATGTCAGAGAAGACATCTCGTAGCGGTTTCGGATGCTCTATTGAAAATGGAGGACGGCAGCAGGATTATTCCGTAATGGCTTGAGTCGTGCGCATAGTAGTGCACACCGTGCCTGCGGTCAGCTCTGACAGAGGGTGTCATGGATCGGTTAACATAGCTTCTCGCCAGATCGGTCAGAAGGTGGGCGAGTTTAATTCGGAGGGAGGGCGATGAGAAGGTAGCTCGCACTCGACGAATCCGTCTCAGTCACAACTGTTATTCGCGTCTCGAAGAGAAGCTTGGGTAGCGGGATGGGATAGCCAGACATTCCGGCGGGTTCATACCCCGCAGATCGGTGGTTCAAATCCACCTCCCGCTATGGCGGCGTTTGCTCGCCTTATCACCAACGTCTAACTGTTGGACGTTGTAGAGAGGATGGTCGAGGAGTCCGCAAACGAGGAGTGGATACGAGTGCTCACCGAGCGCCCATCGAACCGTGGTGAAAAGGAATCTCGGTACATCCAAGCCATCGGTGAAAGTCGGTTCACGCTACGGGAACTCGTTCCAGCCAACGGCGCAGACCTCTCTCCTGGCGACCGGGTGGCCGTTGAGAGCGAGGACATTACTGATGTCCACCGCCGGCTGACCTACCAGACACTCACGCAGGCTGCACAGGACAGCTTGAAGGCGACCATCGAAGACATTATCGCCGACCGGCTTTCGCTTACGCCTGCCGGTGCGCGGGAGGCAACGCTCATTGACGGTGAACTCAAGAGTACAGGCGACGACATCAACCTTGGTGACGTGCTCATCGTCGGCAACGTCCGTGAGGCCGGCGGTACGGAACTCACGCACGACGACCATCTCGAGCGCGTCGAAGGCTTTGACGTCGAGATTTACTGATGGCCGACTCCGACCCGCTGCCGGCGCGCGTGCATGAACATGTCGCCGCCGATAGCAACCACGACGCTACGCCCGAGAGATCGCGACAGCGAGCGTGTCGGCAGGTCTACCGTGCCGCCGAAGCGCTCGAAGAACTCTTGAAGGGTCGAATCGAGTTCGTCCACCACAATCGCCACGGGAAGATGCTCATCGAGTCCGCGGCGGCTCGGGCGGCGACTGTCAGCCGTCGTCAGCGGCTGCGAGGTGAACCCCGTTGGAGAACCGCCTGCCAAACGATAGCTCGAAAACAGGAACAATCGTTCCGTACATGACCGCGGCGCAAGCATGGGTTGGTTACTGACGGGTAAATTGCCTCATTCAGCCTCACAGCTAGATCAGAGGACGGAGGAAGGAGTTCACCTTCTGACTACAGATGACAGTGGGTCTCCGGCCTCGTCTTCGATGGGCGACATCACACGACTGAGGTGCTCGCAGATGGCCTGGACGGTCTCGCCCTGTTCGTCGTCGAGATCAAGTGCGTCGAGAGCAGCCTCGACGCCTGCCGGAGTGTTCTCGCTGACGTCTACCCGACGAGTGACACCCACCGCTTCCGCTACTCTGCTGGCCGGTCACTCACCGGTTTCGAGTTCTACCCGATCCGCGGCAGATCGAACCCTTCGCCACAGTCTTGGCATTCGTATTCGAGTTCCTCCGCCGGCGTGAGTTCGGCGCGCAACGACCCACAATTTGGACACGGAGTTTCGGCAGCCGCCGCGGCAGGGTCTGAGGACATGGTTGTTTGCCTCTACGCTCCCTTCGAACTCGAAATAAGTAACTTTATTGGCTAAAAGGGGGGGGCACGCTACATATCCTGCTCTTTGCATGGGGAGTACCGCTCCCACACCGCGCTATGGGGATTAGCACTGATCTTCGGAATCCTCACATCACAGGTTATCGACTTGTTGAAATCAGCGTACGAGATACAGGGCGCATGTCTCGTTCTATCACTGCCGCTGGTTAATTGGACGATGAAGGAACTACGACTCCTGTTTTGGAGACCAATCAGACTCGAGACCCGCTCCGAGTGCGATCCCGACAGCAATCCCTATAGCCAGCTTGTTCATCGTATGGGATAGGAGATGAAAAGCAGCAAAGATTGATGATCGACCCCACTCATCTCTTTTGAGATGTAGGTTGCTGTATGGCTACCGGCATTGACTACTTCCGTTTTTTTGGTGTATAACATAATAAATGCTAAATACAAACTAGCAACTATTGATCTCTGAAGGAGTCCACGGCAAATCGATCTGGCGAACCAACTCTGTGACCTCAGCGTATGATGAATTCGTCGTTCTTCCTAGTGAAGATGAGCAACTATCGTCTGTAATTTGAGATATTGAGTCGAGAAACGCAGTACAGATGCTTTCGTTCTCGAAGAGACCGTGTAAATACGTACCAAGAACCGACTCGGTTGCAGCACTTCGATTCCCTAGAGGGCGATCAAGCGGTGCTAGGTGTACCGTTTGTCCCATGTGAGTTTCGAATCCTGACACAGTTCCTGAAACTCCATCAATTGGACCGGTCCCTGTGACCGCCACCGTCACTTGCCGAACTTGCTGTTCGTGTGAGAACTTTGTTTTGACAGGGAGCAAACCGAATCCTCGAACAGTGTTTCCCTCTCCGGTTCCCTCGATAGCGGCGTTCGTTATCTGTTCCCCGAGC encodes:
- a CDS encoding 7-carboxy-7-deazaguanine synthase QueE, translated to MPARSEVDVREGPPDGSGTESLPINELFYSMQGEGRLAGVPSVFVRTSGCNLRCWFCDSYHTSWEPTHAWMSTTEIIDEVSTHAKADHVVVTGGEPLIHEETTNLIDSLSNDGYHITVETNGTVYPDAAIDLASISPKLASSTPTAAKDPKGDGEWSGKHEELRIDMTALTRLIENYSFQLKFVVTSREDIEEVNDIIECTREQTSARIRNQDILLMPEGQTEVEIAQKRAQVAELAMEHGYRYTPRLHVNLWNDEVGR
- a CDS encoding DUF655 domain-containing protein, which encodes MDVVERMVEESANEEWIRVLTERPSNRGEKESRYIQAIGESRFTLRELVPANGADLSPGDRVAVESEDITDVHRRLTYQTLTQAAQDSLKATIEDIIADRLSLTPAGAREATLIDGELKSTGDDINLGDVLIVGNVREAGGTELTHDDHLERVEGFDVEIY
- a CDS encoding 7-cyano-7-deazaguanine synthase translates to MNDDNSKETKAFVLLSGGIDSAVCLKKASEEHESVAAVHIDYGQQTEDIERANAEKQADGLGIPLYTCNYRAVFREFAEGTIENKEYDRERTTDEEHSVGYVPQRNLGSSQSS
- a CDS encoding ISH3 family transposase, yielding MLQLPQPDGFLSAWDVKGVAADVIGELPLPGIEGSPLDPGDIWSVVILASTNQSSVREVCAENHEAPCDDTVFEWLHTLDRGWLEFAANLLFMQLAMTILDRSGSRIVSIDFVDNPYHGTYSDEIGELCRMSPKDGTTTCHRYCTAYLVSNGKPITLAMTYVRSDEKQADAVERVLDRVEAYPFEIELLLADSGFYNERVIRRSQEIAATVVPVAEKGDRLEEKLATHKSYMTTYRMYKDSERELRFPLAVSVSYQNGDRGKHGEVVRGYAACDLGDRTPTQVEHCYRKRSAIESSYRLFRSARAVTSTQDPIVRFAFVVVSFLLENLWLVLRWAVVARPRRGGRDLPEEFTFSVFCDWIRHALEEELERRWKIKMNGVGVPDAYTSAAG